TCGATGCTGCTGCTCATCGGCGTGCCCATCGCCTGGTGCATGGGCGTCGCCAGCCTGCTCGCCATCACCCTCGGCGGGCTCGGCCTGCCCCAGGCCTGGTTCGCCCAGCAGACCCTGCGCGGCGCCGACGCCATCACGCTGGCGGCGATCCCGCTCTTCCTCTTCGCCGGCGAGCTGATGAACCGCGGCGGCCTCACCGCCCGCATCATGCGGGTGGCCGAGCACATCTTCGGGCGCATCCGCGGCGGCCTCGGCCTGGTCAACGTCGCCACGGCGCTGGTCTATGGCGGCATCAGCGGCTCGGCCACCGCCGACACCGGCGCGGTCGGCTCGATCATGATCCCGGCCATGGCCGAGCGCGGCTATCCCAAGGCCTTCGCCGCGGCGGTCACGGCCGCCTCCGGCACGCTCGGCATCATCGGGCCGCAGAGCGTCATCCTGATCCTCTACGGCGTCCTGACCAACACCTCGATCGGCGGCCTCCTGGTGGCGGCGCTCATCCCGGGCGCCTTCATCGCCGTCACCTTCATGCTGACCTCCTACATCGTGGCGCGGCGTCACAACTTCCCGCGCAACGAGACGCCCGCCGCGGCCGGCACCATCGCGCGCGACGCGCTCGGCGCCCTGCCGGCGCTGCTGATGCCGGTGCTGGTGCTCGGCTCGATCATCGGCGGCATCGCCACCGCCACCGAGGCCTCGGCCATCGCCGTGGTCTACGCCTTCCTGGTCGGCACGCTGGTCTATCGCGAGCTGCCGCTCGCCGCGCTCTATCCCGCCGCGGCGGCCGCCGTCGCCACGACGGGCGTGATCATGATGATCATGGCGCTCGCCACGCCCTTCGGCTGGATCCTCACCGTCGAGCAGGTGCCGACCGCGGCGGCGAACTGGATCACCGGCCTGGAGACCTCGCACGCGGTCACCATCGCGCTGGTGCTGGTGCTCCTGAAGCTGGTCGGCTTCTGGCTCGACCTCGGCCCGGCCCTGATCATCCTGGCGCCGATCCTGGTGCCGATCGCCCTGAGCGCCGGGCTCAGCCCCTACCAGACCGGCGTGGTGTTCACCATGACGCTCGGCATCGGCCTGTTCACCCCGCCGATCGGCACCAACATCTTCGTCGTCTGCAACGTCGCCAAGATCGACATGTGGTCGGTCTCGGTGTGGCTGGTGCCCTACTGGATCGCCAGCGTGGTCTGCGTCATCGCCCTCGCCGCCTTCCCCGGCCTGACCGAGTGGCTCCCCCGCCTGTTTGGATTGTGACATGCAGCATCTCGTCAGCGGCATCTCGAGCGCGGGCCGGGCGGTGCCCGACCTCGACGGCCGGCCCTTCCTCGCCGTCCGGGCGCAGGGGCCGCATGTCTGGGACGACCAGGGCCGGCGCTATGTCGACACCGCCATCGGCTTCGGCGCCGCCTTCCTCGGCCACACCCATCCCGCCGTCGCCGCCGCCGTCCACGCCGCCATCGACCGCGGCTCGATGCCGGCCTTCGCCCATGCCCTGGAGGAGGAGGCCGCGGCGAGCCTCGCCCGGCACACGGGCGCGCTGTCGCGCGTGATCTTCCTCAACTCCGGCAGCGAGGCGGTGCACCTCGCCTGCCGCACGGCCCGGGCCGTCACCGGCCGCCGCAAGATCGCCAAGATGGCGGCCGGCTATGACGGCTGGCTCGACGAGGTCGCCTTCGGCAATGCCGGCTCGACCGAGGCGCTGATGACCGCCAACGAGCGCCCGGCGCGCGGCGACACGCTGCTGATGCGCTTCAACGACCCGGCCGACGTCGAGCTGCTCTTCGCCGAATCCGACGACGTCGCCGCCGTGCTGCTCGAGCCGATGATGGCCAATGCCGGCTGCCTCGTCCCCGATCCCGGCTACCTCGAGCACGTGGCCGCGGTGGCGCGGGCGCACGGCGCCCTGGTGATCATGGACGAGGTGCTGATGGGCTTCCGCCTGCATCCCGGCCTCGCCAGCCAGCGCCTCGGCGTCGAGCCCGACCTTGCCACCGTCGGCAAGGCCATCGGCAGCGGCGTCGCCGTGGCCGCCCTGGTCGGCACGCCCGCGGCCATGGCCGGCTTCGAGGACCTCAGGGTCAACCGCGCCGGCACCTATAACGGCAATCCCCTCGCCTGCGCCGCAGTGCACGCCACCATGGCCGCGCTCGATGCGGTCGACTATGCCGCCCTGCTGGCGGCGGGCGACGACCTGCGCCGCCGGATCGAGCAGGGTTTCGCCGCCGCCGGCCGCCCGGTGCGCACCACCGGCTACGGCACCGTGTTCACCCTGTGGAACGGCGCGGCCTCGCCGCGGACCTATGCCCAGGCCGTCGCCGCGGCCGATCCCGGCTTCACCGCCCACCTGCATGTCGAGCTGCGCCGCGGCGGCGTCATCTCCATGCCCGGCCCCTTCGGCCGCCACTATCTCTCGGCCGCCCACGACACGGCCGCTCTCGCCGTCCTCGCCGACGCCTTCGCCGACGCCGCGACGCGCATGGCGAGCGGCGGGTAAGTCGTTTGGGGCGAAACGCCACCATCATCGATAAATTCGCGACGCTTGGGTCTTCCCTCCCCCTTGCGGGGAGGGATAAAGGGTGGGGGTCGTGGGCGTAGGGCGCACCCTGTCCTGATAGACCCCCACCCCTTACCCCTCCCCGCAAGGGGGAGGGGATTGGCTGGCGTCGCGGCCAACACCGCGTCCGCATGGGAGAGAGCAGGCATGCGCGAGATCGATGTCCTCAACGGACCCAACCTCAACCTGCTGGGCACACGCGAGCCCGGCATCTACGGCCGCCTGACGCTCGCCGACATCGAGGCTCAGCTCAAGGCCCGCGCGGGCGACCGGGCGACGCTCTCCTTCCGCCAGTCCAACCACGAGGGCGAGCTCGTCACCTGGATCCAGGAGGCCGGTGCCGCCGGCCGGGCAGTGATCCTCAATGCCGGGGCCTACACCCATACGTCGGTGGCGCTGCGCGACGCCATCTCCGGCGCCAAGGCCGAGGTGATCGAGGTGCATCTGTCCAACGTCCATGCCCGCGAGGAATTCCGCCACCATTCCTGGCTCTCGCCGGTCTGCATCGGCGTCATCGCCGGCTTCGGGCCGCTCTCCTACGCCCTGGCGCTGGAAGCGCTGCTCGAGAGGCAGCGGACGCCCTGAGCCCGCACTCATCACATAAAGAAATCCTTATATCTTGATTGCCTCATCTCTTCCGGCGTGGTAGAGGCCCCTCGACACGTTGCGAGGAACCCGCCGATGAGCGAGCACGACTATATCGTCAAGGACATCAGCCTGGCGTCCTGGGGCCGCAAGGAAATCGACATCGCCGAGACCGAGATGCCCGGCCTGATGGCGACGCGCGCCGAATACGGCCCGAAGCAGACGCTGAAGGGCGCCCGCATCGCCGGCTCGCTGCACATGACGATCCAGACCGCCGTGCTGATCGAGACGCTGAAGGCGCTCGGCGCCGACGTGCGCTGGGCCTCGTGCAACATCTATTCGACCCAGGACCACGCCGCCGCGGCCATCGCCGCCGCCGGCACGCCGGTCTTCGCCGTCAAGGGCGAGACGCTGGAAGAGTACTGGGACTACACCCACAAGATCTTCGAGTGGGCCGACGGCGGCACGCCGAACATGATCCTCGACGACGGCGGCGACGCCACCATGCTGATGCATCTCGGCCTGCGCGCCGAGAAGGGCGACACCGCCTTCCTCGACAAGGCCGACAATGAGGAGGAAGAGGTCGTCTTCGCCGCGATCAAGAAGCGGATCAAGGAGCAGCCGGGCTGGTACACCAGGAACGCGCTCGCCATCCGCGGCGTGACCGAGGAGACCACCACGGGCGTGCACCGCCTCTACGAGATGGCCAAGAAGGGCACGCTGCTGTTCCCGGCCATCAACGTCAACGACAGCGTCACCAAGTCGAAGTTCGACAACCTCTACGGCTGCCGCGAATCGCTGGTCGACGGCATCCGCCGCGGCACCGACGTGATGATGGCCGGCAAGGTCGCCATGGTCGCCGGCTTCGGCGATGTCGGCAAGGGCTCGGCCGCCTCGCTGCGCCACGCCGGCTGCCGCGTCATGGTCTCGGAAGTCGATCCGATCTGCGCCCTGCAGGCGGCGATGGAGGGCTATGAGGTCGTGACCATGGAGGAGGCGGCGCCCAAGGCCGACATCTTCGTCACCGCCACCGGCAATGTCGACGTCATCACCATCGACCATATGCGGGCGATGAAGGACCGGGCCATCGTCTGCAACATCGGCCACTTCGATTCGGAGATCCAGGTCGCGTCGCTGCGCAACTACAAGTGGACCAACGTCAAGCCGCAGGTCGACGAGATCGAGCTCGCCTCGGGCCGGCGCATCATCCTGCTCTCGGAAGGCCGCCTGGTGAACCTCGGCAATGCCACCGGCCATCCGAGCTTCGTGATGTCGGCCTCCTTCAGCAACCAGACGCTGGCCCAGATCGAGCTGTGGACCAACCCCGAGCAGTACGGCAAGCAGGTCTACACCCTGCCCAAGCATCTCGACGAGAAGGTCGCCTCGCTGCACCTGGAGAAGGTCGGCGCCAAGCTGACCAGGCTCTCGGACAAGCAGTCGGCCTATATCGGCGTGCCGCAGGCCGGCCCGTTCAAGCCGGACCTCTACCGCTACTGAGCGGCGCCCCCGAAAACCCCTCTCCCGCTGGGAGAGGGGCAGGGGTGAGGGCCTAGACCTCTCAAGACCCTGGCGAAGAACCGCAGTCTCCGCGTCGAACTCAGATCCCCGCCGGGTCGACGCGGGGGGCTTT
This portion of the Labrys wisconsinensis genome encodes:
- a CDS encoding aminotransferase class III-fold pyridoxal phosphate-dependent enzyme, with the translated sequence MQHLVSGISSAGRAVPDLDGRPFLAVRAQGPHVWDDQGRRYVDTAIGFGAAFLGHTHPAVAAAVHAAIDRGSMPAFAHALEEEAAASLARHTGALSRVIFLNSGSEAVHLACRTARAVTGRRKIAKMAAGYDGWLDEVAFGNAGSTEALMTANERPARGDTLLMRFNDPADVELLFAESDDVAAVLLEPMMANAGCLVPDPGYLEHVAAVARAHGALVIMDEVLMGFRLHPGLASQRLGVEPDLATVGKAIGSGVAVAALVGTPAAMAGFEDLRVNRAGTYNGNPLACAAVHATMAALDAVDYAALLAAGDDLRRRIEQGFAAAGRPVRTTGYGTVFTLWNGAASPRTYAQAVAAADPGFTAHLHVELRRGGVISMPGPFGRHYLSAAHDTAALAVLADAFADAATRMASGG
- the ahcY gene encoding adenosylhomocysteinase, with the translated sequence MSEHDYIVKDISLASWGRKEIDIAETEMPGLMATRAEYGPKQTLKGARIAGSLHMTIQTAVLIETLKALGADVRWASCNIYSTQDHAAAAIAAAGTPVFAVKGETLEEYWDYTHKIFEWADGGTPNMILDDGGDATMLMHLGLRAEKGDTAFLDKADNEEEEVVFAAIKKRIKEQPGWYTRNALAIRGVTEETTTGVHRLYEMAKKGTLLFPAINVNDSVTKSKFDNLYGCRESLVDGIRRGTDVMMAGKVAMVAGFGDVGKGSAASLRHAGCRVMVSEVDPICALQAAMEGYEVVTMEEAAPKADIFVTATGNVDVITIDHMRAMKDRAIVCNIGHFDSEIQVASLRNYKWTNVKPQVDEIELASGRRIILLSEGRLVNLGNATGHPSFVMSASFSNQTLAQIELWTNPEQYGKQVYTLPKHLDEKVASLHLEKVGAKLTRLSDKQSAYIGVPQAGPFKPDLYRY
- the aroQ gene encoding type II 3-dehydroquinate dehydratase yields the protein MREIDVLNGPNLNLLGTREPGIYGRLTLADIEAQLKARAGDRATLSFRQSNHEGELVTWIQEAGAAGRAVILNAGAYTHTSVALRDAISGAKAEVIEVHLSNVHAREEFRHHSWLSPVCIGVIAGFGPLSYALALEALLERQRTP
- a CDS encoding TRAP transporter large permease, with product MTVALLIGSFSMLLLIGVPIAWCMGVASLLAITLGGLGLPQAWFAQQTLRGADAITLAAIPLFLFAGELMNRGGLTARIMRVAEHIFGRIRGGLGLVNVATALVYGGISGSATADTGAVGSIMIPAMAERGYPKAFAAAVTAASGTLGIIGPQSVILILYGVLTNTSIGGLLVAALIPGAFIAVTFMLTSYIVARRHNFPRNETPAAAGTIARDALGALPALLMPVLVLGSIIGGIATATEASAIAVVYAFLVGTLVYRELPLAALYPAAAAAVATTGVIMMIMALATPFGWILTVEQVPTAAANWITGLETSHAVTIALVLVLLKLVGFWLDLGPALIILAPILVPIALSAGLSPYQTGVVFTMTLGIGLFTPPIGTNIFVVCNVAKIDMWSVSVWLVPYWIASVVCVIALAAFPGLTEWLPRLFGL